The Micromonospora sp. Llam0 genome includes a window with the following:
- a CDS encoding helix-turn-helix domain-containing protein: MNTSLTIGERVAWYRRRRGLSQEVLAGLVGRTADWLGKVENNRIDLDRLSVIKALADVLDVGLGDLLAEPTLLDWTGDSGTSTVPALRAALTDYRAVTQLVGIGSRDEAPNTADLRTEVDDLWSAYQGSRFGYVTSGLPALINNAHAAVDESDGADQDQARQLLGLTYQLAATQLTKLGEADLAWIAADRGLTAVRPTGDPVIMGSLFRSVSHALHSTGRYREAVRLTEDAAAYLAPHVGTTASPALLSVYGTLLLAGSMAAARSDDASTTRTFLTAAEEAAARLGNDANHLWTAFGPTNVAIHRVATAAELGDIQVAVDLGPRIDTSALPMERRIRHALEVARALSSWNRTDEAQAILLDAEQMAPEQVRHHYLSRQLALTWVRRQRGKPSTQLVGLARRLNVLD, from the coding sequence ATGAACACTTCACTCACCATCGGCGAACGCGTGGCCTGGTACCGGCGACGCCGTGGCCTCTCCCAAGAGGTCCTGGCCGGACTTGTCGGCCGTACGGCCGACTGGCTTGGCAAGGTCGAGAACAACCGGATCGACCTCGACCGCCTGTCAGTGATCAAGGCCCTCGCTGACGTCCTTGACGTCGGACTCGGTGACCTCCTGGCCGAACCGACCCTGCTGGACTGGACAGGCGACAGCGGTACCAGCACCGTTCCCGCCCTACGGGCAGCGCTCACCGACTACCGCGCGGTCACCCAGCTCGTCGGGATCGGCAGCCGTGACGAGGCGCCCAACACGGCAGACCTCCGGACCGAGGTCGACGATCTGTGGAGCGCCTACCAGGGCTCCCGGTTCGGCTACGTCACCAGCGGCCTACCCGCGCTGATCAACAACGCACACGCGGCAGTCGACGAAAGCGACGGCGCCGACCAGGACCAAGCCCGCCAACTGCTCGGCCTCACCTACCAACTCGCCGCCACGCAACTCACCAAACTTGGAGAAGCCGACCTCGCGTGGATCGCCGCCGACCGCGGACTCACCGCCGTACGGCCCACCGGCGACCCCGTCATCATGGGTTCCCTGTTCCGCTCGGTGTCCCATGCACTGCACTCCACCGGCCGATACCGCGAAGCAGTCCGCCTCACCGAGGACGCAGCCGCCTACCTCGCCCCGCACGTTGGCACCACCGCAAGCCCGGCCCTGCTCTCCGTCTACGGCACGCTGCTTCTCGCCGGATCGATGGCCGCAGCCCGGTCCGATGACGCGAGCACCACCAGGACCTTCCTGACTGCCGCCGAGGAAGCCGCCGCCAGACTCGGAAACGACGCCAACCACCTCTGGACAGCCTTCGGCCCCACCAACGTCGCCATCCACCGGGTAGCCACCGCCGCTGAACTCGGAGACATCCAGGTAGCCGTTGACCTCGGACCACGCATCGACACCAGCGCACTACCAATGGAACGCCGGATACGCCACGCCCTGGAAGTCGCCCGCGCCCTCAGCTCCTGGAACCGCACCGACGAGGCGCAAGCCATCCTCCTCGATGCCGAGCAGATGGCACCCGAACAGGTCCGCCACCACTACCTCAGCCGGCAACTCGCCCTCACCTGGGTACGCCGGCAGCGCGGCAAGCCCTCGACCCAACTCGTCGGCCTCGCCCGACGGTTGAACGTGCTCGACTGA
- a CDS encoding NUDIX hydrolase translates to MTEPETPPMATPRVAAGALFFDDAGRILLVRPTYKNHWDIPGGYVEPGESPRAACVREIHEELGLVVDVGPLLVVDWAPAPTEGDKILFVFHGSRNYKLKPEDIHFNDGEISDLSWVSDADLDSHVPDRLARRIRTSFKAHAANTAIYAENGE, encoded by the coding sequence GTGACCGAGCCAGAGACACCGCCCATGGCGACCCCACGCGTCGCCGCTGGCGCACTCTTCTTCGACGACGCCGGCCGTATCCTCCTCGTACGGCCCACCTACAAGAACCACTGGGACATCCCCGGCGGCTACGTCGAACCCGGCGAGTCACCCCGCGCCGCATGCGTGCGCGAGATACACGAGGAACTCGGCCTAGTGGTTGACGTGGGGCCACTCCTAGTCGTCGACTGGGCCCCAGCACCGACCGAAGGCGACAAAATCCTATTCGTATTTCACGGAAGCCGGAACTACAAGCTGAAGCCGGAGGACATACACTTTAACGATGGCGAAATTTCTGACCTATCCTGGGTTTCAGATGCAGACCTAGACTCACATGTCCCAGACCGACTCGCGAGACGAATACGAACCTCATTCAAGGCACACGCCGCCAACACTGCGATATACGCGGAGAACGGCGAGTAG
- a CDS encoding ATP-dependent endonuclease, which yields MRFRSIKIQNFRSIENFEIDKLGDLVVIAGPNGCGKSSVLDAIRLLKSSYGGYKPNEWKSWFQEFNLDINKPWFADRLLRDRSKPLHISASIELAKAEIDFIRANLVDLIAEKLWRESPGHHISAATGRSLPQDLREQPRIIRRAESLAADMMNQLSRQSHELALEVSPKGSLIPLESPILELAFGTYLPASLGIFEFQSASRTYIREKLNNISLDLQSNIDRQRDQTLYDSQAKYRSIKSHLVTDFLHRLLSKGGAQADRSPSLNATVTELFQQFFPNKVYLGPEVDLHGSIQFPVRLTNGDSHDIDELSSGEKEIVYGYLRLKSAGLKNSVILVDEPELHLNPALLRHLPDFYHKHLGVAENNQIWLITHSDVMLRHCAGHPKYSVFYMSDSSQPKPTQNQATPVLQDSELAEATRALVGDLTTYRPYSKVVIVEGEGFDTDVISRLFPEFAQQVNIGAAGDKKKVRDLASHLRRVARRLGLGDQVFSICDKDFDIGISTGATKEYHWAESNGHGDTR from the coding sequence ATGCGATTCAGGTCAATAAAGATCCAGAACTTTCGAAGCATTGAGAATTTCGAGATTGACAAACTCGGAGACCTTGTAGTAATCGCAGGACCCAACGGCTGCGGGAAGTCTTCAGTCCTAGACGCAATTCGCCTACTCAAGTCATCATACGGTGGCTACAAACCGAACGAATGGAAGAGCTGGTTTCAAGAATTCAACCTCGACATCAATAAGCCATGGTTCGCAGACCGCCTCCTACGTGATAGATCCAAGCCGCTACACATTTCAGCCTCTATCGAGCTTGCCAAAGCGGAGATCGACTTCATCCGGGCGAATCTAGTTGATCTAATCGCAGAGAAACTCTGGCGGGAAAGCCCTGGTCACCATATATCGGCAGCAACCGGGCGCTCGCTACCACAGGACCTCCGAGAGCAGCCGCGGATCATTCGTAGAGCGGAATCTCTTGCCGCTGACATGATGAACCAACTCTCCAGGCAGTCTCACGAGTTGGCACTAGAGGTCTCACCCAAGGGAAGCCTTATCCCCCTAGAGTCGCCAATCTTAGAGCTCGCCTTCGGGACCTACCTGCCGGCAAGTCTAGGAATATTCGAGTTTCAAAGCGCCTCCCGGACCTACATACGCGAGAAACTAAACAACATCAGCCTTGATCTGCAATCAAATATTGATCGACAAAGAGATCAGACCCTTTACGATTCGCAAGCAAAATATCGGTCGATCAAAAGCCACCTCGTAACAGATTTCCTACACCGACTACTTTCGAAGGGTGGCGCGCAGGCAGACCGAAGCCCGAGTCTTAACGCCACCGTCACCGAGCTATTCCAGCAATTCTTCCCAAACAAGGTATACCTTGGCCCCGAGGTCGATCTCCATGGGTCGATTCAGTTTCCGGTACGACTTACCAACGGAGATTCGCACGATATCGACGAACTAAGTTCCGGCGAAAAAGAGATCGTGTACGGATACCTCCGACTGAAGTCGGCAGGACTAAAGAACTCCGTAATACTCGTCGATGAGCCGGAGCTCCACCTGAACCCCGCGCTTCTCCGCCATCTCCCCGACTTCTATCACAAACACCTAGGCGTCGCAGAGAATAACCAGATATGGCTTATCACACACTCAGACGTCATGCTCCGCCACTGCGCCGGGCATCCTAAGTACAGCGTCTTCTACATGTCAGATTCTTCACAGCCAAAGCCAACGCAAAATCAAGCAACGCCGGTGCTTCAAGATAGCGAGCTGGCAGAGGCGACGCGGGCGCTAGTCGGAGATCTTACAACTTATCGCCCCTACAGCAAGGTGGTAATTGTTGAGGGCGAGGGATTCGATACAGACGTCATATCGAGATTGTTCCCAGAGTTTGCACAGCAAGTGAACATCGGCGCCGCCGGAGACAAGAAGAAGGTAAGGGACCTAGCCTCGCACTTGCGGCGAGTCGCCCGGAGGCTTGGCCTTGGCGACCAGGTCTTCTCAATTTGCGACAAAGACTTCGACATAGGAATCAGCACCGGAGCCACCAAAGAGTACCACTGGGCGGAGTCAAACGGTCATGGCGACACCCGGTAA
- a CDS encoding IS30 family transposase produces the protein MTVEERETISRELIRGGDSTSARAIGRLLERHHSTIAREIARNGGSLDYRAVEAQARCDENRLRPKPRKLESSQRLHDAVNDGFAEKWSPRQIGERLRVDHPDDPEMWVSHETIYECLYLQARGELRTQLKLALRRGRTQRVNRSRPAVARGSIKDMVNISERPVEAEDRAVPGFWEGDLIIGKGNKSQIATLVERTTRFVMLVRIPFDRTADRVAFLLAAKMETLPEFMRGSVTWDQGKEMARHADFTVRTGMPVYFCDPHSPWQRGSNENTNGLLRQYFPKGTDLSLHTQEDLDRVAAELNGRPRQTLNWLKPIEVFNDLVKNAVSP, from the coding sequence TTGACGGTTGAGGAGCGAGAAACGATCTCGCGGGAGTTGATCCGGGGCGGTGATTCGACGTCAGCTCGGGCCATCGGAAGGCTGCTCGAGCGGCACCATTCGACGATCGCTCGGGAGATCGCGCGGAACGGCGGATCGTTGGATTACCGTGCGGTCGAGGCGCAGGCGCGTTGCGACGAGAATCGGCTACGGCCGAAGCCACGTAAGCTGGAATCTTCGCAGCGGTTGCATGACGCGGTCAACGACGGTTTCGCGGAGAAGTGGTCACCGCGGCAGATCGGCGAGAGGTTGCGTGTGGATCATCCTGATGACCCGGAGATGTGGGTGTCGCACGAGACCATCTACGAGTGCCTGTACCTCCAGGCGCGTGGGGAGCTGCGGACGCAGCTGAAGCTGGCTCTGCGGCGTGGTCGTACGCAGCGGGTGAACCGGTCGCGTCCTGCGGTGGCCAGGGGTTCTATCAAGGACATGGTGAACATCAGCGAGCGGCCGGTGGAGGCTGAGGACCGGGCCGTTCCCGGCTTCTGGGAGGGCGATCTGATTATCGGGAAGGGCAACAAGTCCCAGATCGCCACGCTGGTCGAGCGGACCACCCGTTTCGTCATGCTGGTGCGGATTCCGTTCGACCGTACCGCTGACCGGGTCGCTTTTCTGCTCGCGGCGAAGATGGAGACGTTGCCGGAGTTCATGCGTGGGAGTGTGACCTGGGATCAGGGGAAGGAGATGGCTCGGCACGCTGATTTCACGGTTCGCACGGGGATGCCGGTGTATTTCTGTGACCCGCACTCGCCGTGGCAGCGTGGGAGCAACGAGAACACGAATGGTCTGCTCCGGCAGTATTTCCCGAAGGGTACGGATCTTTCCTTGCACACTCAGGAGGATCTTGATAGAGTCGCCGCAGAGTTGAATGGCAGACCGCGTCAGACGTTGAACTGGCTGAAGCCGATCGAGGTTTTCAACGATCTGGTTAAGAATGCAGTGTCGCCATGA
- a CDS encoding transposase: protein MGDLSREELISLARTQAERIAAQDVRIAELTAANEALAARLARLEHLLSRNSSNSSSPPSKDDDPGRTPPAVRKKRDTPAGTRGKQRGAPGSNLAWSDAPDQRRDRFPEGVCGCGAQLTHARDLGVVDRYQQVEVPLMTATLTQYDQHAVRCGCGTLHTAARPQGAGAGPVGYGPNPQAWAVYLMVVHFIPVQRCVRMLQSLTGATPSPGFVHGMLSRAAALTSEVDKRIRTLITLAYAVCCDETPLRVGPKEPKPGRKKADKYLLVACTQWWTHYQVGDRDLATFTAFVVKDLTASVVVHDRYQNYDSAGLGTLVHQLCCAHLLRDLDGAAEVYPDAVWPKRISDAPRALIHETNVAREQNRPGIDPQVKAKLLYNLHHGVLVGL, encoded by the coding sequence TTGGGTGATCTTTCTCGTGAAGAGCTGATCTCGCTCGCTCGGACGCAGGCGGAGCGGATCGCTGCTCAGGACGTTCGGATCGCGGAGTTGACGGCGGCGAACGAAGCTCTTGCGGCGCGGTTGGCACGGTTGGAGCATCTGCTGTCGCGGAACTCGTCGAACTCGTCGTCTCCGCCGTCGAAGGACGACGATCCGGGTCGAACGCCACCGGCGGTCAGGAAGAAGCGGGACACTCCGGCGGGTACGCGGGGTAAACAGCGGGGTGCGCCGGGGTCGAACCTGGCCTGGTCGGATGCCCCTGATCAGCGGCGGGACCGGTTCCCCGAAGGCGTGTGCGGGTGCGGAGCGCAGTTGACGCACGCGCGGGATCTGGGTGTGGTGGACCGGTATCAGCAGGTCGAGGTCCCGTTGATGACCGCGACGCTGACCCAGTACGACCAGCACGCGGTGCGGTGCGGGTGCGGGACGTTGCACACCGCGGCCCGCCCGCAAGGCGCGGGAGCCGGTCCGGTGGGGTACGGCCCGAACCCGCAGGCGTGGGCTGTCTATCTGATGGTCGTGCATTTCATTCCGGTGCAGCGGTGTGTGCGGATGCTCCAGTCGTTGACGGGGGCGACACCGTCGCCGGGGTTCGTGCACGGCATGCTGAGCCGGGCCGCCGCGTTGACCAGTGAGGTCGACAAACGGATCCGAACGCTGATCACCTTGGCGTACGCGGTGTGCTGTGACGAGACGCCGCTGCGGGTCGGGCCGAAGGAGCCGAAGCCGGGCCGCAAGAAAGCGGACAAGTACCTGCTCGTGGCCTGTACCCAGTGGTGGACTCACTACCAGGTCGGTGATCGGGACCTGGCCACGTTCACCGCGTTCGTGGTCAAGGACCTGACCGCCTCGGTGGTCGTGCACGACCGCTACCAGAACTACGACTCGGCCGGGTTGGGCACCCTGGTACACCAGTTGTGTTGTGCCCACCTCCTCCGTGATCTCGACGGTGCGGCCGAGGTGTACCCCGACGCGGTCTGGCCGAAGCGGATCTCCGACGCCCCGCGTGCTCTGATCCACGAGACGAACGTGGCCCGGGAACAGAACCGGCCCGGCATCGACCCGCAGGTCAAGGCCAAACTGCTGTACAACCTGCACCACGGTGTCCTGGTTGGCCTGTGA
- a CDS encoding transposase, with translation MACDTTTTTGNRPGERKARLLLEVFRDRRADVLRFVDDLQVPPTSNQAERDLRPAKIQQKISGRLTSEQRTKDRYRILGYVSSAAKNGLDKMQVLRDAILGRPWMPDLPVPT, from the coding sequence TTGGCCTGTGACACCACCACCACCACCGGCAACCGTCCCGGTGAGCGTAAAGCCCGCCTGCTGCTGGAAGTCTTCCGGGACCGTCGCGCCGACGTGCTGCGCTTCGTCGACGACCTACAGGTTCCGCCGACCTCGAACCAGGCCGAACGGGACCTACGACCAGCGAAGATCCAGCAGAAGATCTCCGGGCGGCTCACCAGCGAGCAACGCACGAAAGACCGCTACAGAATTCTCGGCTATGTGTCCAGCGCGGCGAAGAACGGCCTCGACAAGATGCAGGTCCTCCGCGACGCCATCCTCGGACGGCCCTGGATGCCGGACCTACCCGTACCCACCTGA
- a CDS encoding AvrD family protein, with translation MLTAGTTPQEELIGLTGTAVPRATRPAPGSPDAQVSVYDCAVGAMRARVEIEHPSGRVRSEQGATYPSLGDILGAPALRYYGDGFKLRRQYVEDVLLDMAQLRSSATVRLDPAGSELATQGTDGRYQPSVSLVDCFVANLQLAQVLMYELDGVTRRESNTLWMLRTVLEAPQPMRSLAAPLPTVTAITGKHLVPLRGGRWRNVEIRGGCGGVDLRASFAHELPPSAAATAR, from the coding sequence TTGCTCACCGCAGGCACCACTCCGCAGGAGGAGCTGATCGGGCTGACCGGCACCGCGGTGCCGCGTGCTACCCGGCCCGCCCCGGGCTCTCCCGATGCCCAGGTCTCGGTCTATGACTGCGCCGTGGGAGCGATGCGGGCCCGGGTGGAGATCGAACACCCGAGTGGACGCGTGCGCAGCGAGCAGGGCGCCACCTACCCCTCGCTCGGGGACATTCTCGGCGCACCGGCGCTCCGTTACTACGGTGACGGCTTCAAGCTGCGGCGCCAGTACGTCGAGGACGTCCTGCTCGACATGGCGCAACTGCGGTCGTCGGCGACGGTACGGCTCGACCCTGCGGGCAGCGAACTGGCCACGCAGGGCACCGACGGTCGGTACCAGCCGTCCGTGTCACTGGTCGACTGCTTCGTGGCGAACCTGCAGTTGGCCCAGGTGCTGATGTACGAGCTGGATGGGGTGACGCGGCGAGAGAGCAACACGCTGTGGATGCTCCGGACCGTACTCGAGGCCCCGCAGCCGATGCGTTCCCTCGCGGCACCACTGCCGACGGTCACCGCCATCACCGGCAAGCACCTGGTACCGCTGCGCGGAGGCCGGTGGCGCAACGTCGAGATTCGCGGCGGCTGCGGTGGCGTGGACCTGCGTGCCTCGTTTGCCCATGAACTTCCGCCCAGCGCGGCGGCGACCGCCCGCTGA
- a CDS encoding AAA family ATPase has translation MRLAISGTYSSGKTRTVMALSHYTGIPRTLALTIREIMPQAVPGKRLAEVTPAEFVQLMMRRHVGRAVHEALLGASFISDGSSLQEWLYGKARVLHGMNPNETADADDTAPVVGRQEMAFFEQVVDQFGHAMKQHVKGAFDAFVHLRHELPIAEDGHRPMNAQFRDTIDRMLLATLDELRIPYHEVSGPFADRLDAIVDLFGLPRVRAIEESIALADADYAQIDKRLETERSKVPVAG, from the coding sequence ATGAGGCTCGCAATCTCCGGCACCTACTCCTCGGGCAAGACCCGGACCGTGATGGCGCTGTCGCACTACACCGGTATCCCACGCACGCTCGCGCTGACGATTCGCGAAATCATGCCGCAGGCTGTCCCCGGAAAGCGGCTGGCGGAGGTCACGCCGGCTGAGTTCGTGCAGCTGATGATGCGCCGCCACGTCGGGCGGGCCGTCCACGAGGCTCTCCTCGGCGCCAGCTTCATTTCCGACGGCTCGTCCCTGCAGGAGTGGCTGTACGGCAAGGCCCGGGTCCTGCACGGCATGAACCCGAACGAGACGGCGGACGCTGATGACACCGCACCCGTCGTCGGCCGCCAGGAGATGGCCTTCTTCGAGCAGGTCGTCGACCAGTTCGGGCACGCGATGAAACAGCACGTCAAGGGCGCCTTCGACGCCTTCGTCCACCTGCGGCACGAGTTGCCCATCGCAGAGGACGGTCACCGGCCGATGAACGCACAATTCCGGGACACCATCGACCGGATGCTGCTGGCCACGCTCGACGAGCTACGGATCCCGTACCACGAGGTGAGCGGCCCGTTCGCCGACCGCCTCGACGCCATCGTGGACCTGTTTGGACTGCCCAGGGTACGGGCGATCGAAGAGTCCATCGCACTGGCCGACGCGGACTACGCGCAGATCGACAAGCGGCTGGAAACCGAGCGGAGCAAGGTGCCGGTCGCCGGGTGA
- a CDS encoding ester cyclase encodes MHIPTGSSPQARKQRIALLFEEIITNGRLELADEIFAEDFYWPQFGLRGPDGVRSWVVAFRTAFPDISDMVQEQVAEGDIVVTRVECIGTQLGPFRGLPPSGKRATFTAVGIDRFRSDKVVERSAHFDIVDLMRQLGHQTLEVPPVNRP; translated from the coding sequence ATGCACATCCCCACTGGATCGTCGCCTCAGGCGCGCAAACAGCGCATCGCGCTGCTGTTCGAGGAGATCATCACCAACGGAAGGCTGGAGCTGGCCGACGAGATCTTCGCCGAGGATTTCTACTGGCCCCAGTTCGGCCTACGCGGCCCAGACGGAGTGCGTAGCTGGGTTGTCGCGTTCCGCACCGCGTTTCCCGACATCAGCGACATGGTCCAGGAACAGGTCGCCGAAGGCGACATCGTCGTCACCCGGGTCGAGTGCATCGGCACCCAGCTCGGTCCATTCCGTGGGCTGCCCCCCAGCGGCAAGCGCGCCACCTTCACGGCGGTCGGAATCGACCGATTCCGCAGCGACAAGGTGGTGGAGCGCTCGGCACACTTCGACATCGTCGACCTGATGCGCCAGCTCGGTCATCAAACGCTCGAGGTGCCCCCGGTCAACCGTCCCTGA
- a CDS encoding xanthine dehydrogenase family protein subunit M encodes MKPAPFAYYRPDTVQEAVACLSAQPGDARVLAGGQSLLPLMHQRSARQAALVDLGGIAGLCHISIDTDGLRIGAMARHVDIERVRDPQVRANFGVLPESAGLIGHLPIRTRGTFGGSLAHADPRAEWCLLAVLLDAEVVVHGSVGERVLDAPTFFTGPHRTRLGPDEIVVAARFRHPAPTAVLTEFAVQHGAFPEVAVAAAIGLGVQGRIAAARVALGGVAGRPIRVPDVEVALLGELPRAKLFDHAGLLAADAVAPLVEGDQSYRLELTAALTAKAVRDSVSRTGRQPGDAKSEEEGGRS; translated from the coding sequence GTGAAGCCGGCACCGTTCGCGTACTACCGGCCCGACACCGTGCAGGAGGCGGTCGCCTGTCTATCGGCCCAGCCAGGCGACGCGCGCGTCCTGGCCGGTGGACAGAGTCTTCTTCCGCTGATGCACCAACGTTCCGCCCGGCAGGCGGCGTTGGTGGATCTGGGTGGGATAGCCGGCCTCTGCCATATCAGCATCGACACCGACGGACTCCGCATCGGCGCGATGGCCCGCCACGTCGACATCGAACGGGTACGGGATCCGCAGGTACGCGCGAATTTCGGGGTGCTACCCGAGTCCGCTGGCCTGATCGGGCACCTGCCCATCCGTACCCGGGGAACCTTCGGCGGGTCGCTCGCCCACGCCGACCCGCGAGCCGAGTGGTGTCTGCTCGCCGTCCTGCTCGATGCCGAGGTCGTCGTGCACGGCAGTGTCGGGGAACGCGTGCTCGACGCACCGACGTTCTTCACCGGTCCGCACCGCACCCGACTGGGTCCGGACGAGATCGTCGTGGCGGCCCGGTTCCGGCACCCCGCCCCGACCGCCGTGCTAACCGAGTTCGCGGTGCAACACGGCGCCTTCCCGGAGGTTGCCGTGGCGGCGGCGATCGGCCTCGGCGTGCAAGGACGCATCGCCGCCGCGCGGGTGGCCCTCGGCGGCGTCGCCGGCCGTCCGATCCGGGTGCCGGACGTCGAGGTGGCGCTGCTCGGGGAACTCCCCCGCGCCAAGCTGTTCGACCATGCCGGGCTGCTGGCGGCCGATGCCGTCGCTCCGCTCGTCGAAGGCGATCAGTCGTACCGCCTGGAACTGACCGCGGCACTGACGGCGAAGGCGGTCCGGGACTCCGTCTCGCGCACCGGCCGGCAGCCCGGCGACGCCAAGAGCGAAGAGGAAGGAGGGCGGTCATGA
- a CDS encoding (2Fe-2S)-binding protein has translation MTGPATITVPVRFTANGTRHEITVDPRRSLADVLRRECGLTGTQVGCEIGVCGTCTVLVDGDPVRACLMLAVQAEGTTVETVESLQQDGRLNALQEAFRDAHALQCGFCTPGFLMLGTALLREDPAPSRGRIRQCVAANLCRCTGYTPIIDAVEAAARSGQE, from the coding sequence ATGACCGGTCCCGCCACAATCACCGTGCCGGTACGGTTCACCGCCAACGGCACCCGCCACGAGATCACCGTCGACCCGCGGCGCAGCCTCGCCGACGTGCTACGGCGTGAGTGCGGACTGACCGGCACGCAGGTCGGCTGCGAGATCGGCGTCTGTGGCACGTGCACGGTGCTCGTCGACGGCGACCCGGTGCGGGCCTGTCTGATGCTCGCGGTGCAGGCCGAGGGCACGACGGTGGAGACCGTCGAATCGCTGCAGCAGGATGGCAGGCTGAACGCCCTGCAGGAGGCGTTCCGGGACGCGCACGCCCTGCAATGCGGCTTCTGCACGCCGGGGTTCCTGATGCTCGGCACCGCGCTCCTGCGCGAGGACCCCGCGCCGAGCAGAGGCCGGATCCGGCAGTGCGTCGCGGCGAACCTGTGCCGTTGCACCGGTTACACCCCGATCATCGACGCCGTCGAGGCGGCGGCGCGCTCAGGACAGGAGTGA